A window of the Bradyrhizobium ottawaense genome harbors these coding sequences:
- a CDS encoding efflux transporter outer membrane subunit, which yields MVCLVGSSAGCVLTQDLPDPALEVPQGYKAARLATATDAPPTLDWWRGFRSAELTQLMEEAQTVNLDIAAATARFMQADAQARIAGAPLLPSLSGNGQEAYSRTSGSSASGLTNGGREVVNYSASLSASYELDFWGKNRDAAQAAEETAVANRFDRDVVALTTLTTVANAYFQVLTSQDRIRTAQQNIASATRILEAIKQRFKAGTGTDLDVAQQEGVLANQRASVPPLKQTLDQNVNALAILVARPPEAVRVIGGSLNQIASPRVTPGLPSELLTQRPDIRRQEAQLASATANVGNARAQFFPSIQLTGQGGYQSSALVSLFQPHAAFFSLVGGLTQPIFDGGKILGNFEYTKAKQDELLQTYRKTVVQAFADTDTALYAIRQTTEKLRLQREVVAATRRAFQLSEQQLRAGTADIVTVLNTQLSLFQAEDSLWQAQLARLLAIVSLYQALGGGWEPRMERPVNAL from the coding sequence ATGGTGTGTCTGGTTGGCAGTTCCGCCGGCTGCGTCCTGACCCAGGATCTGCCCGATCCGGCGCTGGAAGTTCCCCAGGGTTACAAGGCGGCGCGACTGGCGACGGCGACGGATGCGCCACCGACGCTCGATTGGTGGCGCGGCTTTCGGTCGGCTGAACTGACCCAGTTGATGGAAGAGGCGCAGACCGTCAATCTCGACATCGCCGCCGCCACTGCGCGCTTCATGCAGGCCGATGCGCAGGCCCGGATCGCCGGCGCGCCGCTGTTGCCGAGCCTGAGCGGCAACGGCCAGGAAGCCTATTCGCGCACCTCGGGCTCGAGCGCCAGCGGCCTGACCAATGGTGGCCGCGAGGTTGTCAATTACTCGGCCTCGCTCAGCGCCAGTTACGAGCTCGATTTCTGGGGCAAGAATCGCGACGCCGCCCAGGCCGCGGAAGAGACCGCCGTCGCCAACCGTTTCGACCGCGACGTGGTGGCGCTGACCACGCTGACCACCGTCGCCAACGCCTATTTCCAGGTGCTGACTTCACAGGATCGGATTCGCACCGCGCAACAAAACATCGCGAGCGCCACGCGCATCCTCGAGGCCATCAAGCAGCGGTTTAAGGCCGGCACCGGCACCGACCTCGACGTTGCCCAGCAGGAGGGCGTTCTCGCTAACCAGCGCGCGTCGGTGCCGCCATTGAAGCAAACGCTCGACCAGAACGTCAATGCGCTGGCGATACTGGTGGCACGGCCGCCGGAAGCCGTGCGTGTCATCGGCGGTTCGCTCAATCAGATCGCCTCGCCGCGGGTGACGCCGGGTCTGCCGTCGGAATTGCTGACGCAACGTCCCGATATCAGACGCCAGGAAGCGCAGTTGGCTTCCGCGACGGCCAATGTCGGCAACGCCCGCGCGCAGTTCTTTCCGAGCATTCAGTTGACTGGGCAGGGCGGCTATCAGAGCTCGGCGCTGGTGTCGCTGTTCCAACCGCATGCCGCGTTCTTCAGCCTGGTCGGCGGCCTGACCCAGCCGATCTTCGACGGCGGCAAGATCCTCGGCAATTTCGAATACACCAAGGCCAAGCAGGACGAGTTGCTGCAGACCTATCGCAAGACGGTGGTGCAGGCGTTTGCCGACACTGACACCGCGTTGTACGCGATCCGCCAGACCACCGAGAAGCTGCGGCTGCAGCGCGAAGTGGTGGCGGCCACACGGAGGGCCTTCCAATTGTCCGAACAGCAGTTGCGGGCCGGAACCGCCGACATCGTAACTGTGCTAAATACGCAATTGAGTTTATTCCAGGCGGAAGATTCGCTGTGGCAGGCCCAACTGGCCCGGCTGCTCGCAATCGTCAGCCTGTATCAGGCGCTGGGGGGCGGCTGGGAGCCGAGGATGGAGAGGCCGGTCAATGCTCTTTAA
- a CDS encoding DUF2177 family protein has protein sequence MMVYVYAYLSTLAVFLPCDMVWLGTMASRLYRPTLGNILLSDANLPAAAAFYGIYPVGLVFFAVVPALKSGSLGRATLSGALFGFFTYMTYDLTNQATLKNWTTQLTLVDIGWGTLLGAIAATGAFWVTSKITA, from the coding sequence ATGATGGTCTATGTCTATGCCTATTTGTCGACCCTCGCTGTGTTCCTGCCCTGCGACATGGTCTGGCTTGGGACGATGGCGAGCCGCTTGTACCGCCCGACACTCGGCAACATCCTGCTCAGCGATGCCAATCTGCCGGCGGCCGCGGCGTTCTACGGCATCTATCCGGTTGGGTTGGTCTTCTTCGCCGTCGTTCCGGCGCTGAAATCCGGAAGCCTCGGCCGGGCGACGCTGAGCGGCGCCCTGTTCGGCTTCTTCACCTACATGACCTACGACCTCACCAACCAGGCGACGCTGAAAAACTGGACCACCCAACTCACCCTGGTCGATATCGGCTGGGGGACCCTGCTCGGCGCGATCGCCGCAACCGGTGCTTTCTGGGTGACCTCGAAGATTACCGCCTGA
- a CDS encoding DUF1365 domain-containing protein has protein sequence MRRQSTRTGMQDEAADAAASLYVGEVMHARLKPMGHRFSYRVMSLLIDLDRLAAADRQSALFGVNRAALYSFHEADHGERDGTPLRAYAQRCAAEQGIDLTGGRVLLLCYPRLLGYTFNPLSVYFCYHADGGLALMIYEVRNTLGDIHAYVLPVKPDQLSEAGVRQQHETLFYVSPFIEMAMRYHFRVLPPDQRVQLRILETDGDGPLLAATFNGRRRALNTRQLLRAFVAFPLVTLKIMTAIHWEALRLWLKGARLVPRQNAAVKTGLSAAKSNDYTSPALPAGGRQ, from the coding sequence ATGCGAAGGCAGTCCACCAGAACCGGGATGCAGGACGAGGCCGCCGACGCCGCGGCGTCGCTCTATGTCGGCGAGGTCATGCATGCGCGGCTGAAGCCGATGGGCCATCGCTTCAGCTACCGTGTCATGAGCCTGTTGATCGACCTCGACCGCCTCGCGGCGGCGGACCGCCAGTCCGCCTTGTTCGGCGTCAACCGGGCCGCACTCTACAGTTTCCACGAGGCCGACCATGGCGAGCGCGACGGAACGCCGTTGCGCGCCTATGCGCAGCGCTGCGCTGCCGAGCAAGGCATCGATCTCACCGGCGGGCGGGTGTTGCTGCTCTGCTATCCCCGCCTGCTCGGCTACACCTTCAATCCGCTCTCGGTCTACTTTTGCTATCACGCCGATGGCGGACTGGCGCTGATGATCTACGAGGTACGAAATACGCTCGGCGACATCCACGCTTACGTCCTGCCGGTGAAACCGGACCAGCTCAGCGAAGCCGGCGTCAGGCAGCAACATGAAACGCTGTTCTATGTCTCGCCCTTCATCGAGATGGCGATGCGCTACCATTTCCGCGTTTTGCCGCCGGATCAGCGGGTCCAACTGCGTATCCTGGAGACTGACGGCGACGGCCCCCTGCTCGCCGCAACCTTCAATGGACGCCGGCGCGCCCTGAACACGCGACAGTTGCTGCGCGCGTTCGTTGCCTTCCCGCTGGTCACCCTGAAAATCATGACCGCGATCCACTGGGAGGCGCTGCGGCTTTGGCTCAAGGGCGCACGGCTGGTGCCGCGTCAGAACGCCGCCGTCAAGACCGGCTTGTCGGCCGCAAAAAGCAACGATTATACTTCGCCGGCGTTACCCGCCGGCGGCAGGCAGTAA
- a CDS encoding class I SAM-dependent methyltransferase, which yields MSFDQSPLPEPSSVTSETVDAAFPELPRLVRLALRFGSKLQRGTLDVTLADGRMVRLGGHAPGPAAAMTIYDYGFASRLVRSGDIGIAEAYLRGEWDTPDLTQFLYLFCVNQAWMQTMLVGTPLTRTIQFFRHWLNRNTRRQARRNIYAHYDIGNAFYSAWLDPSMTYSSALFEDNTSDLTAAQNNKYRRLAEAIDLRPGQKLLEIGCGWGGFAEYAAKTFGIRVVGLTISKEQRDFAQARIQAAGLGDRVEIRLQDYRDERDQYDRIASIEMIEAVGEQFWPNYFSQLRDRLLPGGLAGIQAITIQDSLFQTYRRDVDFIQRYVFPGGMLPSPQILKNLGEKFGVPVIRERIFGQDYAKTLAIWRSNFRAAWPNLMPSGFDDRFRRLWEYYLAYCEAGFLSGNIDVRQVVFAKSG from the coding sequence ATGTCGTTCGATCAATCGCCGTTGCCCGAGCCGAGTTCGGTCACATCGGAAACCGTGGACGCCGCATTTCCGGAACTTCCGCGGCTGGTCCGGCTGGCGCTGCGTTTCGGCTCGAAACTGCAACGCGGCACACTCGACGTCACCCTGGCCGACGGCCGCATGGTCCGGCTCGGCGGCCATGCGCCCGGACCTGCCGCCGCCATGACGATCTACGACTACGGCTTCGCATCGCGGCTGGTGCGCAGCGGCGACATCGGGATCGCTGAGGCCTATCTGCGCGGCGAATGGGACACGCCGGACCTGACCCAGTTCCTCTATTTGTTCTGCGTCAACCAGGCCTGGATGCAGACCATGCTGGTCGGAACGCCGCTGACGCGCACCATCCAGTTCTTCCGGCACTGGCTCAACCGCAACACCAGGCGGCAGGCCCGCCGCAACATCTACGCCCATTACGACATCGGCAACGCCTTCTATTCGGCGTGGCTCGACCCCAGCATGACCTATTCCTCGGCGCTGTTCGAGGACAACACGTCGGACCTGACCGCGGCGCAGAACAACAAGTACCGGCGGCTTGCCGAAGCGATCGATCTGCGGCCCGGGCAGAAGCTGCTCGAAATCGGTTGCGGCTGGGGTGGCTTTGCCGAGTATGCGGCCAAGACGTTCGGCATCCGGGTGGTCGGCCTCACCATCAGCAAGGAGCAGCGCGATTTCGCGCAGGCGCGCATCCAGGCGGCCGGCCTCGGCGATCGCGTCGAGATCCGGTTGCAGGACTACCGCGACGAGCGCGACCAGTACGACCGGATCGCGTCGATCGAGATGATCGAGGCGGTCGGCGAGCAATTCTGGCCGAACTACTTCTCACAGTTGCGCGACCGCCTGTTGCCGGGCGGCCTTGCCGGCATTCAGGCCATCACCATCCAGGACAGCCTGTTTCAGACCTATCGCCGCGACGTCGACTTCATCCAGCGCTACGTTTTTCCGGGCGGCATGCTGCCCTCGCCACAGATCCTCAAAAACCTCGGCGAGAAGTTCGGCGTTCCCGTCATCCGCGAACGCATTTTCGGGCAAGATTATGCCAAGACACTTGCAATCTGGCGAAGCAATTTCCGCGCGGCCTGGCCGAACCTGATGCCGTCGGGTTTCGACGATCGCTTCCGGCGGTTGTGGGAGTATTATCTGGCCTATTGCGAGGCCGGATTCCTGTCCGGAAATATCGACGTGCGTCAGGTGGTGTTCGCCAAATCCGGCTGA
- a CDS encoding cysteine synthase A, with protein MTFNKDVVAAIGNTPLIKLKHASEATGCTILGKAEFMNPGQSVKDRAGKWMILEAEKRGDLKPGGLVVESTAGNTGIGLAVVASARGYRTLIVIPETQSQEKKDMLRLCGAELVEAPALPFSNPNNYQHLGRRLAEQLRKTEPNGVLFADQWNNLDNPKAHYDSTGPEIWAQTNGKVDGFICSVGTGGTLAGVSRYLKEKNKDIVTACADPHGFAMYELFKHGQVKSTPGDSITEGIGLGRKTSVIETANVDDAFLISDEEAVTIIYELLEHEGLCLGGSTGINIAGAIHLAKQLGPGKTIVTILCDSGNRYQSKLFNPAFMRSKNLPVPAWLEKRSNIELPLVKV; from the coding sequence ATGACCTTCAACAAAGACGTCGTGGCGGCGATCGGCAACACGCCGCTGATCAAACTGAAGCACGCATCCGAAGCCACCGGCTGCACCATCCTCGGCAAGGCCGAATTCATGAATCCCGGCCAGTCGGTCAAGGACCGCGCCGGCAAATGGATGATCCTCGAAGCCGAGAAGCGCGGCGACCTCAAGCCCGGCGGCCTCGTGGTGGAATCGACCGCCGGCAATACCGGCATCGGTCTTGCCGTCGTCGCCAGCGCCCGCGGCTACCGCACCCTGATCGTGATTCCGGAGACGCAGAGCCAGGAAAAGAAGGACATGCTGCGGCTGTGCGGCGCCGAGCTCGTCGAAGCGCCGGCGCTTCCCTTCTCCAACCCGAACAACTATCAGCATCTTGGCAGGCGTCTCGCCGAGCAGCTCCGCAAGACCGAACCGAACGGCGTGCTGTTCGCCGACCAGTGGAACAACCTCGACAATCCCAAGGCGCATTACGACTCGACCGGACCGGAAATCTGGGCGCAGACCAACGGCAAGGTCGACGGCTTCATCTGCTCGGTCGGCACCGGCGGCACGCTCGCCGGTGTCAGCCGGTACCTGAAGGAAAAGAACAAGGACATCGTCACCGCCTGCGCCGATCCGCATGGCTTCGCGATGTACGAACTGTTCAAGCATGGTCAGGTCAAATCGACGCCAGGCGACTCGATCACGGAAGGCATCGGGCTCGGACGCAAGACGTCGGTCATCGAGACCGCGAACGTCGACGACGCGTTCCTGATCTCCGATGAGGAAGCCGTGACCATCATCTATGAGCTGCTGGAGCACGAAGGCCTGTGCCTGGGCGGCTCGACCGGCATCAATATCGCCGGCGCGATCCACCTGGCCAAGCAGCTCGGCCCCGGCAAGACCATCGTCACGATTCTCTGCGACTCCGGCAATCGCTATCAGTCGAAGCTGTTCAACCCGGCGTTCATGCGTTCGAAGAACCTGCCGGTGCCGGCATGGCTGGAAAAGCGCAGCAACATCGAATTGCCGCTCGTGAAGGTCTAG
- a CDS encoding amino acid ABC transporter ATP-binding protein → MATDSIVGINGLNKWYGDFHVLRDINLDVAKSERIVICGPSGSGKSTLIRCINALEEFQEGHIVVDGTELGPNLKRVDEVRRDVGMVFQSFNLFPHLTVLENCTLAPIWVRNIPKKDAEAAAMKYLERVKIPHQANKYPGQMSGGQQQRVAIARALTMNPKVMLFDEPTSALDPEMVKEVLDTMVDLAREGMTMLVVTHEMGFAREVANRVVFMDAGQIIESNTPESFFSNPQHARTKLFLSQILRH, encoded by the coding sequence ATGGCAACTGACTCGATCGTCGGCATCAACGGCCTCAACAAGTGGTATGGCGATTTTCACGTCCTGCGTGACATCAACCTCGACGTCGCCAAGAGCGAGCGCATCGTGATCTGCGGGCCGTCCGGCTCCGGCAAGTCGACGCTGATTCGCTGCATCAACGCGCTGGAGGAATTCCAGGAAGGCCACATCGTCGTCGACGGTACCGAACTCGGGCCGAACCTGAAGCGGGTCGACGAGGTCCGCCGCGACGTCGGCATGGTGTTCCAGAGCTTCAACCTGTTTCCGCACCTGACCGTGCTGGAGAACTGCACGTTGGCGCCGATCTGGGTGCGCAACATCCCGAAGAAGGATGCCGAGGCGGCGGCGATGAAATACCTGGAGCGGGTCAAGATCCCGCATCAGGCCAACAAATATCCGGGCCAGATGTCGGGCGGACAGCAGCAGCGCGTCGCGATCGCGCGCGCGCTGACGATGAATCCGAAGGTGATGCTGTTCGACGAACCGACGTCGGCGCTGGATCCGGAAATGGTCAAGGAAGTGCTCGACACCATGGTCGATCTCGCCAGGGAAGGCATGACCATGCTGGTGGTCACCCACGAAATGGGATTTGCCCGCGAAGTCGCCAACCGCGTCGTCTTCATGGACGCCGGCCAGATCATCGAGTCGAATACGCCGGAGAGCTTCTTCTCCAACCCGCAGCACGCGCGGACCAAGCTGTTTTTAAGCCAGATTTTGCGGCATTGA
- a CDS encoding amino acid ABC transporter permease: MTDIATPPPFVSDKLIAERPAPIKTTGFVGFLRTRLFNSPTNILITIVSALLLWFIVVPALKFVLVDAVWTGNDRNACLAENVGHAVGACWPFVQAKFSQFIYGFYPEAERWRVNLTFTLAIILLLPLLIPRLPAKGPNAILFFLAFPVVAFFLLYGGGLGGLGVSWTAGVLSGFNDSIGEGGRKLAAAGERAAVIGPLLWGLGKLIVLISTAISWVLLPLTWLRDQIQSFGRPVWADFVATAVIVSGLLFWMGGGTRTGWRPLITCLGVFAGIGIVIALMGLDRGGFPVVDTRLWGGLLVTLVVSVVGIVASMPVGIALALGRRASIPLIRIFSIAFIEFWRGVPLITVLFFATYMLPLFVPTGFTIDGLMRALIGIALFAGAYQAEVIRGGLNAIPRGQGEAASALGLSWAKTTALIVMPQALRHVIPGLVNSFIALFKDTSLVSIVALFDLLGQLRASFSDPVWSTPTTLFTGFAFTGIIYFVFCFGMSRYSLFVENRLNAHRRN; the protein is encoded by the coding sequence ATGACCGACATCGCCACCCCACCGCCCTTCGTCAGCGACAAGTTGATCGCCGAGCGCCCGGCGCCGATCAAGACCACCGGTTTCGTCGGCTTCCTGCGCACGCGGCTGTTCAATTCGCCGACCAACATCCTGATCACGATCGTGAGCGCGCTGCTGCTGTGGTTCATCGTCGTTCCCGCGCTGAAATTCGTGCTCGTCGATGCGGTCTGGACCGGCAACGACCGCAACGCCTGCCTCGCCGAAAACGTCGGACATGCGGTCGGCGCCTGCTGGCCGTTCGTGCAGGCCAAATTCAGCCAGTTCATTTACGGTTTCTATCCGGAAGCCGAACGCTGGCGCGTCAATCTGACTTTCACTCTTGCCATTATCTTGTTGCTACCGCTGCTAATTCCCCGGCTGCCGGCCAAGGGTCCGAATGCCATTCTGTTTTTCCTCGCGTTCCCCGTCGTCGCTTTCTTCCTGCTGTATGGCGGCGGACTTGGCGGGTTGGGCGTGAGCTGGACCGCAGGGGTCTTGTCGGGATTCAACGACAGCATCGGCGAGGGCGGGCGCAAGCTTGCAGCGGCCGGCGAGAGGGCCGCAGTGATCGGGCCGCTGTTGTGGGGCCTCGGCAAGTTGATCGTGCTGATCAGCACCGCCATCTCCTGGGTGTTGCTGCCGCTGACGTGGCTGCGCGATCAGATCCAGTCTTTTGGCCGCCCGGTATGGGCGGATTTCGTGGCCACCGCCGTGATCGTGTCGGGCCTGCTGTTCTGGATGGGGGGCGGCACGCGCACGGGCTGGCGGCCGCTGATCACATGCCTTGGGGTCTTCGCCGGGATCGGCATCGTGATTGCGCTGATGGGGCTCGACCGCGGCGGCTTTCCGGTGGTCGATACAAGGCTCTGGGGCGGCCTGCTGGTTACGCTGGTCGTGTCGGTGGTCGGCATCGTCGCCTCGATGCCGGTCGGCATTGCGCTGGCGCTCGGCCGGCGTGCCAGCATTCCGCTCATTCGCATCTTCTCGATCGCCTTCATCGAGTTCTGGCGCGGGGTGCCGCTGATCACGGTGCTGTTCTTCGCCACCTACATGCTGCCGCTGTTCGTTCCGACCGGCTTCACCATCGACGGCCTGATGCGCGCCCTGATCGGCATTGCGCTGTTCGCCGGCGCCTACCAGGCCGAGGTCATTCGCGGCGGCCTCAACGCGATCCCGCGCGGGCAGGGCGAAGCGGCGAGTGCACTCGGGCTGTCCTGGGCCAAGACCACGGCGCTGATCGTGATGCCGCAGGCGCTGCGCCACGTCATACCGGGCCTCGTCAACTCGTTCATCGCGCTGTTCAAGGATACTTCGCTGGTCTCGATCGTCGCCTTGTTCGATCTGCTTGGGCAGTTGCGGGCCTCGTTCTCCGATCCGGTCTGGTCGACGCCGACGACGCTGTTCACGGGCTTTGCCTTCACCGGCATCATCTATTTCGTCTTCTGTTTTGGCATGTCGCGTTACTCGCTGTTCGTTGAGAACAGGCTGAACGCGCATCGCCGCAATTGA
- a CDS encoding amino acid ABC transporter permease, whose translation MAIEPREPPSQLLPKLQRALGGRAGWSGFVIQLLFVAVLAWIAYEIVANARANLQAQRITAGFGFLENTAGFDVSQNLISYSGSDTYTRVFLVGLLNTLLVSGIGIFFATLIGFTVALGRLSPNWLLSKISAGYVELVRNLPPLFQILFWYLAVLAALPNPRQSISIFDRFYLSNRGLVIPKPIGEPGFEPFVIALLVAIVAAIGLWRYSRRALFDSGKVIKVWPYALGLVVGLPLISALIFGAPVVFEVPVLKGFNFSGGSRVIPEFVALTLALSTYTAAFIAEIVRAGILSVHKGQMEAGSSLGLQRGSVLRLIVIPQALRVILPPLTNQYLNLTKNSSLAVAIGYPDLVSVFAGTTLSQTGQAIEIIGITMGVYLLISLITSAVMSFYGWRLGRSLGNS comes from the coding sequence ATGGCCATCGAACCCCGAGAACCGCCGTCGCAGCTCTTGCCGAAGCTGCAGCGGGCGCTTGGCGGCCGGGCAGGCTGGAGCGGCTTCGTCATCCAGCTCCTGTTCGTCGCCGTGCTCGCCTGGATCGCGTACGAGATCGTCGCCAATGCCCGCGCCAATCTGCAGGCGCAACGGATCACCGCGGGCTTTGGCTTCCTTGAAAACACGGCGGGTTTTGACGTCAGTCAGAACCTGATTTCCTATTCGGGATCGGATACCTATACGCGGGTGTTCCTGGTCGGCCTGCTCAATACGCTGCTGGTGTCTGGGATCGGCATCTTCTTCGCCACGCTGATCGGATTCACCGTGGCGCTGGGCCGGCTGTCGCCGAACTGGCTGCTGTCGAAAATCTCCGCCGGTTATGTCGAACTGGTGCGCAATCTGCCGCCGCTGTTCCAGATCCTGTTCTGGTATCTGGCGGTGCTCGCGGCACTGCCCAATCCCCGGCAGAGCATCTCGATCTTCGACCGCTTCTATCTTTCCAACCGCGGCCTGGTGATTCCAAAACCGATCGGCGAACCCGGTTTCGAGCCGTTTGTCATCGCGCTGCTGGTCGCCATCGTCGCCGCGATCGGGCTATGGCGTTATTCCCGCCGGGCGCTGTTCGACAGCGGCAAGGTGATCAAGGTCTGGCCCTATGCGTTGGGCCTTGTGGTCGGTTTGCCGCTCATCAGCGCGCTGATTTTCGGTGCGCCTGTGGTGTTCGAAGTGCCGGTGCTGAAGGGCTTTAACTTTTCCGGCGGCTCCCGCGTCATTCCGGAATTCGTCGCACTCACGCTGGCGCTGTCGACCTATACGGCGGCTTTCATCGCCGAGATCGTGCGTGCCGGCATTCTCTCTGTGCACAAGGGACAGATGGAAGCCGGCTCCTCGCTCGGGCTGCAGCGCGGCTCGGTGCTGCGGCTGATCGTGATCCCGCAGGCGTTGCGGGTGATCCTGCCGCCGCTCACCAACCAGTATCTCAACCTGACCAAGAACTCGTCGCTGGCGGTGGCGATCGGCTATCCCGATCTGGTCTCGGTGTTCGCCGGCACCACGCTGAGCCAGACCGGCCAGGCGATTGAAATCATCGGCATCACCATGGGCGTTTATCTGCTGATCTCGCTGATCACGAGCGCGGTGATGAGTTTTTACGGATGGCGGCTGGGCCGGAGCCTGGGCAACTCATGA
- a CDS encoding amino acid ABC transporter substrate-binding protein, which produces MKRVSLVLALAVAAGLSAQAASAQTLKTVKDRGMLSCGVSQGLPGFSSPDDKGNWTGLDVDICRAVAAAIFNDATKIKFVPLSAKDRFTALQSGEIDVLSRNTTWTLSRDTSLGANFTGVTYYDGQGFLVKKSLKVNSALELNSASVCVQTGTTTEQNLADYFKGNNMKYEVIAFASADETVKAYESGRCDVFTSDVSQLYAERLKLANPADHAVLPEVISKEPLGPMVRHGDDQWFDIVKWTLFAMVDAEELGVTQKNVDEMAKSDKPELKRAFGTDGNLGEQLGLTKDWVSRIVKAVGNYGESFDRNVGAGSKLGIARGLNQLWNKGGIQYAPPIR; this is translated from the coding sequence ATGAAACGCGTATCCCTGGTTCTTGCTCTTGCCGTTGCTGCTGGCCTTTCGGCCCAGGCGGCTTCGGCGCAAACCCTCAAGACGGTCAAGGACCGTGGCATGTTGTCCTGCGGCGTCAGCCAGGGCCTGCCGGGCTTCTCGTCGCCGGACGACAAGGGCAACTGGACCGGGCTCGATGTCGATATCTGCCGCGCGGTCGCGGCCGCCATTTTCAATGACGCCACCAAGATCAAGTTCGTGCCGCTGTCGGCCAAGGACCGCTTCACCGCGCTGCAGTCCGGCGAAATCGACGTGCTGTCGCGCAACACCACCTGGACGCTGTCGCGCGACACCTCGCTCGGCGCCAACTTCACCGGCGTGACCTACTATGACGGCCAGGGCTTTCTGGTGAAGAAGTCGCTGAAGGTGAATTCGGCGCTGGAACTAAACAGCGCCTCGGTGTGCGTGCAGACGGGAACCACGACCGAGCAGAACCTCGCCGACTACTTCAAGGGCAACAACATGAAGTACGAGGTGATCGCGTTCGCCTCCGCCGACGAAACCGTGAAGGCCTATGAATCCGGCCGCTGTGACGTCTTCACCTCCGACGTGTCCCAGCTCTATGCCGAGCGCCTGAAGCTCGCCAACCCCGCCGATCATGCCGTGCTGCCCGAGGTGATCTCCAAGGAGCCGCTCGGCCCGATGGTCCGCCACGGCGACGACCAGTGGTTCGACATCGTCAAATGGACGCTGTTTGCAATGGTCGACGCCGAAGAGCTCGGCGTCACCCAGAAGAACGTCGACGAGATGGCCAAGTCCGACAAGCCCGAACTCAAGCGTGCCTTCGGCACCGACGGTAATCTCGGCGAACAGCTCGGCCTGACCAAGGACTGGGTATCGCGGATCGTGAAGGCGGTCGGCAACTACGGCGAGTCCTTCGATCGCAACGTCGGCGCCGGTTCCAAGCTCGGCATCGCCCGCGGCCTGAACCAGCTCTGGAACAAGGGCGGTATCCAGTACGCACCGCCGATCCGCTGA